The DNA segment AATGGCGCCTGGTTTAACCTTAACATCGACGAATTCCGTGCTTATCTACTGCCTTCCTTCTTTCAAATCGACATTTTAAGCGCCATCAAGTCACGTGCCGTTGTGTGGCGATCATGTGATCATTTCAGCCAATGAGAAGCTGGCTCCTGAGAGCTGCATTTAGACTCATGTCAGCTTGATTGCGTGTGTGTCGGCGACTTGCAGCATAAACTGTTGCTGCATTCGTTATCGTCGTCTTTCTTTTTCGACCATTAATTTCAAATAGATGTACATTATAGATAAAAAAGATTGAATTATCTAATTATATTGCAATAAAATGTCAGGATAATGAACTGCTAATTGATCGACGTCACGGCATCAACAGGAAACAGATCGGTTGTTGATAGCAATAATATCGAGGACGGAAAGTAGGGCCTGGAGGTACGtaatttaatctttaatttgCCCTCAGCTCCTGCTTTGGAAATGTTAAgtgtaaatgttaaaaagattTACCTCACTATTTTTCCATTATCTGTTGGTGGATTGGTAAAAACGttagaagacattttaaaaaatttcatacCTTTACTGGAGAAGTTCCGTATTGCTTATCTTTGTATTCATTTATGGTTACTGTTCATTATATTCTGTGTATGGCCACAGACGTCTTGCTGTTATATTGTTTAGTTGACGTATAATCTTAGCTTACTTGGCTTTATAATTTACCGAAATCCAATaaagatatacatgtattacAAATCCTACTCCATACCCACAGATCAAGTTAACCGCATCAGTAGTTACCTCTACAATATCTCGAAAAACTTTAGGCCACGTACAGCACTTTTGATACATCATTACAtagataatttattatttaacaaacaATGATGCATACTTGTTTATAATTATGAACTTGGTTCCTaaataagtaaattattttgGTTGTCAGAATAGGGACGTTTTCAATCTTAAGTGTTAAAGAGGGTATTTCCGTAtagtaattaaaatttatacatCGATAAACTAGTCATGAAATAAACTAACATTAAGagtgtttgatttttgtaagAGGTATACAGTAGTTTATATTCGTATATTTATAAAACTGggattatgttttcattttacaaagAGTATGGTAAGTGATATgtgtgcgtgtaaaaatgaggtgagatgaaatatttttttaaaaatcaattctCGTCTCAGACCATAGAGTCTGATTGTCAAGGTAATAAGCATCTTTGTTTGCTTAAAAGCATTACAGCAAATGCACAGATACCATGCCACCAAAACGACCAACCACATATGGCAGCCGATGCCCACCAGCTCACTTCATGATGAGTGCGTGCGATCGGGCAGCTCGACCCTTAATAAATCCTGCAGATGGACAGTCCATGCCATTGATAAGTGATGAGTGttcaacagcagcaacaacaacaacaacaataactgGTCGTGGTGTGGTGTCCAAAAATCACTGCTGTCGCTTGTTACAAGGTCTGCAGGAGCTACGCTACAACTCAACTCTTTGTGATTATTCTGTTATTGCTGAAGGAGAAGTAAGTTTCTTTGATAATTATGTTTACAGAAggtattatatatttgttcttttaaaacataaataataatggtATAATGCCTGATTTTATAATAACAAGCATTCTTCTTGTGCTTACTGTACATGCAGCTATACCTGATTAGAATAAAGACAAAGAGATAGTAGGAAATGAATCTTAATGTAGCAAATCGACATCAGACAGCTGAAGCAGTGACAAAAGCAAGTTGACATGGCTCTAATGATAAAATAGATCACATTAAATGAAGTTTTATTCCAAGGGagatgattgttattattaagaAAACTACCACTTGGTTCAACCACAACTATGGATATATGTTGCAAGCACATTAAATGGCAATAATTGTGACATGATGATGCAGGATTTATGCAAAGACTTTGAATCTGTTTTTTTAGGAAATCAAAGTACACAAGGCAGCTATGGCAGCTTGTAGCGACTATTTCCGAGTTATGTTGACTGGTAGTATGCGAGAAAGCCGAGAGCAGTGTGTGGAGCTCAAAGGTGTCACAGCAGGTGGTCTTAAGGTTTGTTGTCAattaagcagttttttttttttttcttctccatatGTGTGTCAAAGAGTATATGTGGGTGTGGATGTGAGAAATACTGACAGATTTCTGTATGGTTTTCTATGTTTATCAGTTATTATTTGTCAGATCTGTTGCTCATCCTTCCGTCTCCATGTTCTTTTTGTCTCAATTTCTCCATCAAAGTGTGATCATATCCTggataaattgtttttattacttttaatgtTTACTTCAGCAGTGGTGAGTATATACTTATATAAGGTTCACAAAGACCATGCAAGTCCTTATATTCAGTTGTTTTCCAGGTAAAGTTTTACAAGTCCTGTTATTTACCCAGAGATCCTTACAAATCTGTatgttgataaaatattatattaaatactTCCATCCATGTttattaataatcagatttgttGTCATAGTTGACTTGGGGACAGAATAcagatatttctttatttgctccCACTCCCTACCCCCTCCAAATCACATTCAAAGTGAAAACAATTAAATTCTACTAACtttgataataacaacaatacagTTTTTCTGGCATAAAAATTGCCAGAATGTGTCGACCTGCATTTTCCTGAAAGGGAGGTGATTGCTATAAGTTAATCTCAAGTTTCAAGTATACAACAAATCTGTATGCATGCATTTGTTAATGTATCAGCTTTAATGTTGATGCAGGTGGTAGTGGATTTTGTGTACACTGGAATGCTGGCTCTGACTATTGAAAATGTGGAAGAAGTTCTGTCTGCTGCTACACACCTGCAGGTGCAGATTGCGGTGGAACTGTGCAGCAAGTACCTGGAGATGGCCATCAGTGTTGACAACTGTGTGGACATCCTCAACTTGGCTGAGTTGTATACTCTGTCCAGCATGAGTGCAAGAGCTCGCCAGTTCATCCTGGAAAACTTTGAGGTCAGTGAGTCAGCAGAAGTATTTACTGTTGTTAAATGGAGTTCTCACAAAGTCAAGCTGGTTTGGAAACTGTTTGGCTGGTTGTCAATAATGTTTTATCTGATCCTTCTGTTTTTCATTGGGAGCTTCACAAAAACCTCTTCTTGGACCAGTTTTTTCGTCATGTACACCAAACTAATCCTGTTTCCAACTGGTTGTTTTCTAATCACACAGCTGTATTCCTCATGGTCCAATGCTGACAATATTATCATGAGGCTGGGACGTAGTATCGCAGGTGTGAGGTTTTGGATGACCAGTCCCAAACTCAAATTGAATAACAAGATGGAATCTTGTATCTTAATTAATCCCTGTTGTTCCATCAAGTTCTCTCTCCTACCATCTATTAAAGTGGAGATCATACCCTGGACCACCATATAATGTATACTTGTCATTCAGATTATGCAGATCAGGGCCATTAAACTGTACTGTGATGTTCAGGCAACAAAGGTGCAGGTTTATTCACTAGTTCTTCGCACACTTGATTATGCCAACTTTCCGCTTGTTGGTCGACCATATCCCATAATTAACAAACTATTAAGAGTTCAGATTTCCACCACACCTTGTTCTTAAGCCAGCAAAAGGTAATTAGATCACACTGCTTTTCCATATGTTTCACTGGCTACTTGTTTGAGCTCAAGTTAGTTACAAAGTGACTGTGATGTCATACCTTCATCTGTAGGCTCTTCTCCATCTCCATATCTAAAGtcctcactgtctactgtccAATGAGAGATTACACTTTCGTACATTGGCCAGAGTTTGAACCTAAAGGTTTGGCAAGTTATCCTTCTCTTAGGCTGGACTCAAACAGCAGAACTCACTTCCATTATCTGTTTGAACTGTtgcatgtttacaaaatgttttggaaataTCTGTTGAGATAACTTCATTCTTGCTTCAGTTCTATTATGTgtttgaatatatgtgtgtttgtgcatgcatgcatttttggTGGGAAAGTACTATTATTTTTCCCTCTTCCCCTGTCAGTTATATTCCATATTCTTGGCCCTTGGCCTGACTACATGTTGCGATTCCATGCTGTTAAGCATcttcattgttgtcatcataTGCATATAGTAGTGCTTGGATGTATGGttctttgcttttcatttctttaaaaaccaaAGTGGGAGTGCAGTGGATAGGCAATGTGGTTGTGTCAGTAATAAGGATTGTGTATAATAATAAAcgtcattttcattattataggTTGTGGCTGACTCAGACCAGTATTACAAGCTGACATCTAGACAGCTGGCTTCCATGCTTGCTGAGAACAGTCTGCGGGTGAACTCAGAATTTCGTCTCTTTGAGCTTGTTCTGCGCTGGATTAAGTTTGATCGTGAGGCTCGTCAATCATCTGTCGCTGAACTCATGCGTAACATTCGTCTGCCCCTATTGTCGGGAGAGGAATTAGTTGAAAAGGTGAGAAtgactttttaataataaaaagtttggGAAGAATTTCACTATAATTGTAGTGAAAATGATAATGTACtgtcatttataaatataaactgttcTTGTGAAATGACAGCTTTTGAGCCAGTCTTGCTCAGTTGtgataatttcattttatttttatcatatcGGTTTGAAAGCAGTGGTGGGGCAAGAGAAGAAATGGTAACATTCCTGAGAAAATCAAATCATGTCAGAATCACTGTTGTCTGAGAAGGAAGTCATGGGAGAAGTATATGCTGTAGCTGAACCAAACCTGGTAAAGAAGATAATAGTAATGAAGGTAACGAGGAGAGTGTCGTGTATATAAATGCTGCCAAACTGCTAACATCAGAAAAGGGGAAGTGATCAAGATAAATCAATGCACTCAGGTAGGTCTTAATGAGCAGCTGTCTGTTGAATAGCTCCATCAAAATATGGCGAATGTTTGCTTTCTGACAGAGCATTTATTAAACAGTATGGACTCTGCACAAAAACTTGAATAAGTCTGTTATGGACTACATCTGGCCTCATCAGTTTCTTAACTTTGTCTTCAGGTCAGCAGGGTCCTAGTGATGAAGGAGAATGCTGAATGCAGTGCACTGCTCACCGAGGCCAAGGACTACCACATCGTCATCAGCAAGCAACCGCTGCTGCAAACAGCCCGCACGCAGGTCCGCTCAGACATGCAGTCCCTGGTCATGTGCCATGCCCAGAACCTGGAGTCGTACACATTTCGCACTCAGCGGCAGGGGTTTTTGAGAGATGCTACCATCCCACTCTACAACCCTAGTGTTGTCGTTGTTGACAACTTTATGTATGCTTGTGGTGGAAAGTATGATAGTACCGAAAACAACGAGATTGCCACAGCCAGATGTTTCCGCTATGATCCTCGTTTTGATTCTTGGTTTGAGCTTACCTCGATGACAGAAGCCCGCAAAGATTTTGTGGTTGTGGCATTAGATGGAAAACTCTATGCAGTGGGTGGACAAGATGAGAACATGGTGATGTGTACAGTGGAATGTTTTACCATCGCCAAAAATGACTGGGAAATGCGGGCATCAATTTCCAATTCCTGCTACGGCCATGCAGGGGCAGTTTGTAGGGGAAAGATCTACATCTCTGGAGGTCAGCGTTTTTCTGGCTGCAGCAACAACGTTGTCTGCTACACGCCAGAAGCAGATGTGTGGGAAGAGCGAGCGTCAATGCTGACTGGTCGCTGTAACCATGTGATGGTAGAGGTGGCAGAAAAGCTGTATGTGGTTGGAGGAAATATAGAGGACAGCTACGGGTTTCCCGTGCCCATCATTACAGTCGAGCACTACTGTCCTGTAGCTGACCAGTGGACTCTGTGCCAAAGCACCTGCAATATTCGGGAGGCCGGGGCCAGTGTCTTAGACAACAGGGTTTACATAGTGGGAGGTATCAACGGCGAACACTATTATTCAGATCTTCTTCAAACTTTTGACCCACTCAAGGATGAAATGCGACTTGTAGAAAAGTTTCCCACTCGTATATATGGTCGTGCATGTTGTATTCTTACCCTGCCACAGTATGTCTAACTGTttcagaacatttaaaaatcatcctatgaatttttaaaaacatttcaagaacTAGCACTGGCAACATTCAAATTATGTAAGAGGGATATACACATGAGAATGGTAATGATAAAAGTCCCTTTTGCCTAGTTTCTATGTCTAGTGCATTCTCTGTTCATCATTGGCAGGGTTTGCACAATTATAAGTTATCCAGGTGGCAGATCCCCAACTTCCCACTATTGATTGTTTATTTCTCCCTCTCCATCATTCCCTATAGGCTGACATGGGGGTAGGAGAGGGTGAGATAAATGTTTCCTGTAACTTATATTGTTTTTACATCTTGGCCAAGTGTAACAGGCATGATGAATTTAAATGCAATGCTTTGTTCTGGTCTTGCTTCCAATGTGCATGGACAGTGACATCTTTAGTCATGTCTTACACAGATTTTGTGATTTTGGTTGTTGAAATGTGTACTGTTTGTACAGATTCTGGAGATCTTTTAGCTAGAACGGGCCTGTGATGAATGTGTGCACTAGTTTCGTATTTTTAGTTTGCCCCCACTCACTCCACAAATGTCCTGTAAAGCAGACATCCCAATAtcaattatgattattattactaaggTAGAAAGTTTTTTTGTACAAAGGGAACAGTAATGCTTCTCAGACTACACAAATGAGTCCAAAGAATTTACTCACACTGTTCAAAACACTAGTTATTAAGTCTTGTTAGAATGTGCCATAGtcttgtagtagtagtagaagaagataaaaagagCACTTATATAGCATATTTTCTCATATGATAGTGAGCTCAGTGCACTTTATGCAAGAGAATGACACAAAATACTAAGTGGGAGAATTAAGATATGACAGTCATGTGGAGTGAAAGCACAATGTATGCCTAGAATCTAGTGTTGCCTTTTTCACAGTTTAAGATGTCAGCTTTAAATGGTTCAGATCTGTACTCCATAAAAACAATGATGTCATTAGGTGACAGATTTACACATCCATTCAATGCACTGCTTACTCCAAGCTGAAAGAAGTGAAGTGTTCATTAAAAAGTGCAATTTGTATTCCTATCACGTAAACCAGTCGCCACACCCATAGAAATTGTAAACTATGaagaaaggtaaaggtcatttTAGGGTTCATGGTGTTAGATCACCTTTCTCAGGACCAGCCTTTCTGATGAGGGAAGTTCCCATCTCTCCCTCTTACTGTGGTAGCTTTCCACAaacctctatggagtcaggtacccattcccaacaGCTTGGTTGACTGGAGGAAGCTGTGCCACCTGGATATTGAACCTGCACACCTCTGTGTTCAGATGCCAGTGCTATAACAACTCAGCTTCCCGTGACAGTTATCCATAGGATTTGTATGGCAGCTCTATTACAGATTTAACAAAGGTCAGAAGGAATCTACATATCCTTATCAACAGTAACGTCTccccaaaaaagaaaccaaaaccaCTAAGATAGAAGGGGGCATTGTGTCCAGTGGCCGGTACGACCAGAAACATAATGAAGTCTGGTGATGGGGATTGGAGTTTTGTGCCGAGCCACCAACTGTATCACTGCAGTGCAGCCtcctctgtaaacagatgccacatgcagagaaagaacagtgtgcccgagaggagatctgaacccaggacagccaattcttgctgtattggtgacacCGGACCACCTAAGAGCTGACAGAAGAAATCAGCAAGACAAAAAGACAGAGCAGTCTCTTCAAGCAAGTTAGGCGAAGAAACATCACTCTCACTTGTTTGATTAAGATATAGAACTGGCAATAAAACATCTCATTTCTGTCAGTTGGTGATGTGCTGTAATTTGCTCAAGTTTGCGGATCTTTTACCATGAAGTCAGTTTTTCTGAAAACTTGCTCGATAATGCACCAGCAGGCACCTAGGTCCTATCTGAGTTGGTGGTTGAACTTGTGACTATAATCATCATGTGACCTTTGGCCACAGCATGTCaacacaaagaggaagaaaattgGGTTCAGGGAGTTAATGGTTTATCCATACACAAAGTGTGAGGACTTTACAGGGTTAAATTATGTTGGAACAGGAAACTTGTCTGCAAAAGGTACATCAGGGCAGCACTTGAAGATGTCATTGAACATCCATAACAAATATggtaaaaaaagtatttaaaacatcagtttctctaacatacattttttataatttaattactattattttttttacttttgccaACTCAAAGGAAAACGTTCCACCTTGACCGTTTTACTAAAGAGTTCTTAAGACTGTGGTTGAAAGataataaagtatatttatatagcaaTAGATAATAAAGCATCTGTGTCAATGTTGATAACGAGCACAGAGCTACATAGCAAATGGCCATGACTGTAAACAGCTAAGTATTATTGAACACACTACTGCTGCACATaagatttacaaaaaagttAATCAATAGGTCTTTTCAAGCCCGCATGCTGCTAAGggcttgtattattttaaaagaggaTGCACTTAAGTATTTATTTAGCAAAAATGGATGACAGTAACCCTCTTTATGgaggtttgaaaaaaaggaaatgttttgcCTGTgggtgtatatatgtgtgtgcacgagtgCAAATGCTGTTAAAATAACATAAGAGAAATGGCCAGTCCagttttcttgctctttctttctcaattataaacatgattgtaaataatttatgaaaggCTTGAGAGTGATGTGATAGAGACGTAATGAAGTTCTATAAAAGGTTTGAGTGTGATACGATGAAGATGAATGAAACAACATTGCATGTCTGGTTCATCTTCAAAATACCTGTGGCAGTGTTTACCATCATGTAGAGAGGTGCATAAATCATGTCATAAGAGTGTTCCAAATCGTCAAGAAAATTTGCCTAAAATCagaacaatataaaaatacaaatataagcAATTTGGTGTCtagggtaaaaaaaattttattaaaaaaagtttgccaTTTTCTTGTCATCAGACCTCTGTGACTGCTTTAATTGTATAAAAACATGCATCAACGATAAAGGTCATGATAGATGCAGATGTACTTGATGTCATTGCCGTGtacttttttctacttttaaaagaGGTGTCCAATAATTTAACACCTGTCTGAAAATCCACCATCAATTTAAGCTGGTGATATGAAAACTTGAATTTTATGGACAGGGATTCCTGGTCTATGGCAACATTTACATACCAAGCATAgttgaaatttatattttttaactgtatttgGATTCTTTTGCCAAAGTAAATCATGAaggtttattttcttcagaaaatgaGTAGAAACACAAGAGGATCTCTACCACTATTACCTTTTTACAGCTATCCGATATTTCTTAATACAGAACCTAAAATGCTATCAAGAATTTAACAGATCCCTTTAGATGCTTTCATAATTTAGATTATCTTCTATTTGGGGATTTctcaacctttgacctttttgttttaatgtgtctGAATGATTagtcttttcaaaacatttttttcataactgATGACAGTTTTGCATTTTGCCTATTTTTAAACAGCTGATCTTTaggggtttttaaaaataaataaatctgatgAAGTCAAGAGATCTCTAATTTGCAGAATTCCGCAGACAAAATGGAATAAGTTTATTATAAAGTTTGTTCCATCTTAATGGCTTCAAAGATCCTGTATGCTGTAAGATCTTTTTAAGTGCCTACAAGTATCTTTTTTTATCCCCAAAGACATCTGCAGGCAagtttattcattttctgttcATCTAACATAATCTTATGCCTCCCTGTTCTAGGCCTCACCAGGGATTTGGCTTGTGCATGTATCGATGTATCTCTAAATATTAGCAGAGAAGAATCGGCCAATATCTTGTGAGGctgtggaagaaaagaaagacactaAATCATTTCATTTGGATGCCTTGTTAGAGCAACATGTTGTGAGATCTACCCCAAAAGATCTGTGCAACGTTTTTAAGTTTTATGCCTGccaagaaataaatgttgtagATTTACTGTTTGGAATCTTTTGaagaaacatttacagttacTTAGATgacaaccacaaaaaaaaagtttccaccAGATGCTGCTTACCCATGACAAAGAGGCACTCTCAAGCACTGAAGTCACATCCACCTTGTAAAAGTACATACGCACATGATGATAATACATCGTTGATGCCTGATGATCATAAATGCTAACTTAAGGAAATTGTTTAAGCATCTGTACATGCTGTTCCACATTGTTAATATTAATGACTGAGCCAAGGACATTAAAGTGGTGGAGTGTCTGTACATTGCACTGGAATTGGCTGCAAAATATCAGTGCTAATTTCATGAACTGTGACAAATCTTAATCCACTTGTTGATTTTATGTATACAATTTCCACTTATTTATTTCCTGTGGTGAGTTGATTTTAGCAATGTCATGTTCTACATGGACAAATAAAATggtttaaatgattttaatttttttattaatcaaGCTAATTGATTGACAGCACTGGTAATCAATGACCATATTATGGCAGATATCAAGAGACATTAGAGATGTACTTATACTGTTGATGAAAATGTaaactaaagaaacaaaagaaaatgggCTCAGGGGTCAACAGGTGAATAATAAGTGCATTTGTGATATCTACACAAATACATGTGCACTCATTACACAGCTCTGTCCCACCCAAAGCGATATCTCGTGGTCAAATGACAGCACACCAAATACAAAAGTGTGCACTGTCAGGGTTCTTAATAATAATCAGGAGACTCGATTCAGCATCATATCTCAGCCAAAGCAAGGCTTGCATGCTTTCAAACGACATTGAAAACTCTTAAATAAGTTGCCCATGGCTTTCCAAGGGATATGAAAAACAATTAGTTTCTTATCAATAACAGACAAAAACTGAATGCACAGCAACatgctttacaagaaaacatgCTTTTAAAAAGCTTGACATTTAGACACATTACAAAGAGTACCTTTTCATTAAGGGCTGATTTTGAATGATACATTAGTTATGCATTTGTCGCTAACTAGTGCTCCTCTGATAATTATTTCAGTAATCAATAGACCAGATTTTTGTTGGTAATAAACACCAGTATTTGAGCAAGTAGCTGTCCAGCTTTGAACTTGGTAACAAGTGTGTACTATTTTTGGGCTACCCCAACATGTGTTATCCACTTTTAAGTTTAGTAACTTGTGCATGAGGAGTCTGCCATGGTTTACTGCCACCTGGTGATAAAAAAACCAATGGcactgtcacggaccagtccgtgcctccgtgttgttcacattatttttaatcctTTTGCGACTTACGGACTGCAAGTGAATGTTGATCGCCTTCGGGccagcacccagcagcacgtgggctaggagCACCGTtagccccgtgacgtcacatcggACTGTCACGGCCAGTGTATCGGGGAGagccccggatgtaaacatGGCGTCTATCGTTAGATGGTCGGCGCCTTTAGAACGAGGTGTTGATGCCAATTGTTTTGAATAAGTATTTGTATAGTAGTCTGtgaagtcctgagccactcgaAAAGGAAATAACCATGATGTAGGCAGCCGCAGGCAACCGTTTtgttgtgttgaaagaacgtgGCGTGAGTGTTGTTCAGCCACCAGTCCCGTGACAGGCATTTGCATTTACTTTCAATCTCTTAAGCATATCATCAAAATGTTGGTATTATGGATTTTAGATTGTGACTGTTTTAAGCTTAAGAATTTCCAGGAAGAGTGGAGCAAAATGAAGAAGACTGGCATAACGGAGTATGTCTTTTTTTTGCCAAATGTGTACCTCCGTTTTAAAACACAACAAGAATTGGTATGTATGAAATCTGAAATTATAAGCAGAAATGATTCAGAACATCAGCATCTACAgctagtcattttttttttttttttgctttttccttcaAGTAGATGTGGATCCTCAGGTTAAGCAATGACAAATGCTCTAGACTCTGTCTACTGTAGTCTTTATGCTAATGGTGGCCTTGTGTGGATATCTAATCACATCTCATTTTGATAGCACAATTCTTCCATCACTACCACATGtggagaaagacaaaataatcaaaTCAGTTTTAGTACTTTGCAGTAAAAATATaattccagaaaaaaagcatttccaAAATCTTCTGAGGTAAAGGCCTTTCTTAACCACGCAAAGTGCAAAAGTGTCAAATCTCCAGAGTCCCACTGTACTGACAAACAAGTCTGGACTCTTGCTCAGCATATTGACCAAACTGTTAATATCTTGAGCATTTGCCCTGAAACCAATTTTGGATGTCTTGTGAATTTGCAACAATCTTTCAACATTTGCTTGGTTAAGAAGGGCCTCAGTGAAGGCATATATGCCTTTGTTATAGACGTGTCACAACCCTAAGCTTTcttgtaaaacatattttaggTTTACTGTAAAAAGTataaagtttcattttgttaaaaatgagaACCATCAAGCACTTCACCAACACTTGTCACGCAAGACTACAACTCTATTCTGCAAAATGCATACAAGAATCCTATCAACACTGTCCCTGTACTATC comes from the Pomacea canaliculata isolate SZHN2017 linkage group LG12, ASM307304v1, whole genome shotgun sequence genome and includes:
- the LOC112576633 gene encoding kelch-like protein 9, with product MPPKRPTTYGSRCPPAHFMMSACDRAARPLINPADGQSMPLISDECSTAATTTTTITGRGVVSKNHCCRLLQGLQELRYNSTLCDYSVIAEGEEIKVHKAAMAACSDYFRVMLTGSMRESREQCVELKGVTAGGLKVVVDFVYTGMLALTIENVEEVLSAATHLQVQIAVELCSKYLEMAISVDNCVDILNLAELYTLSSMSARARQFILENFEVVADSDQYYKLTSRQLASMLAENSLRVNSEFRLFELVLRWIKFDREARQSSVAELMRNIRLPLLSGEELVEKVSRVLVMKENAECSALLTEAKDYHIVISKQPLLQTARTQVRSDMQSLVMCHAQNLESYTFRTQRQGFLRDATIPLYNPSVVVVDNFMYACGGKYDSTENNEIATARCFRYDPRFDSWFELTSMTEARKDFVVVALDGKLYAVGGQDENMVMCTVECFTIAKNDWEMRASISNSCYGHAGAVCRGKIYISGGQRFSGCSNNVVCYTPEADVWEERASMLTGRCNHVMVEVAEKLYVVGGNIEDSYGFPVPIITVEHYCPVADQWTLCQSTCNIREAGASVLDNRVYIVGGINGEHYYSDLLQTFDPLKDEMRLVEKFPTRIYGRACCILTLPQYV